From one Liolophura sinensis isolate JHLJ2023 chromosome 10, CUHK_Ljap_v2, whole genome shotgun sequence genomic stretch:
- the LOC135476812 gene encoding uncharacterized protein LOC135476812, translating into MSFERSSPSALKLPGIYLGCRRIRYLYLTKSGNVRVPHIDDLMSETHTQGELIPLFLASDVLAGIAQLPKNYPRIHSRYSKEGMATKLKLLGHRIVDIANSQEVWFYSIQGLLKAVFEYHPRSIVRDCLMSLRELWIQRFEDALLPADADVNVETDTSCCRLREQVSSQGISTDCGVLQRLEPLSNKTVNKSLSTDMAAVTSEPWVQAPLKSANKLEDIKHQLENILQNVADFLDYSVESTEERSKLTVLQTTLKFCVVCFFTENYVSDAIFPVCLLQSYTNFTSQESEWKWENFENHFGIDPRKNFVLCVLSEWLGKEFSALEEKISERVASFKQSHIRQIDSLPTPQSIVDQLFPACMGCLLENWMGVHRTRYIPEHHNFPEKSHQSGLSDHNYIHQISQADSDPIPAVEQGLAVYDIKHYPFVQLILEFTNNCLISGVAHVLYSRLREGLI; encoded by the exons ATGAGTTTCGAGAGATCATCGCCATCGGCGCTTAAACTGCCGGGCATTTATCTCGGTTGTCGTAGGATAcgatatttgtatttgacaaAGAGTGGAAATGTTCGTGTTCCTCATATCGATGACTTAATGTCAGAAACACACACGCAG GGGGAGCTTATTCCACTGTTTCTGGCATCAGATGTTTTAGCAGGAATTGCCCAGCTACCTAAAAACTATCCACGGATTCACAGTCGGTATTCTAAAGAGGGCATGGCAACAAAACTGAAACTCTTGG GTCATCGTATAGTGGACATAGCCAATAGCCAGGAGGTGTGGTTTTACAGTATCCAGGGGCTGTTGAAGGCGGTGTTTGAGTATCACCCCAGGTCTATTGTCAGGGATTGCTTGATGTCTCTCAGG GAATTATGGATTCAGCGGTTTGAAGATGCTCTTCTTCCGGCTGATGCTGATGTAAATGTAGAAACAGACACAAGCTGTTGCAGGTTAAGGGAACAAGTATCTTCACAAGGAATTTCAACGGATTGTGGAGTGCTTCAAAGACTAGAGCCTCtgtcaaataaaactgtaaacaagAGTTTATCAACTGATATGGCTGCTGTGACTAGCGAACCTTGGGTACAGGCACCTTTGAAGAGTGCAAATAAACTAGAAGATATCAAGCACCagcttgaaaatattttacagaatGTTGCTGATTTTTTGGATTACAGTGTTGAATCCACAGAGGAGCGTAGCAAACTGACAGTACTACAAACAACGTTGAAGTTTTGCGTAGTTTGTTTCTTCACCGAAAACTATGTTTCTGACGCTATATTTCCAGTGTGCCTTTTACAGTCTTATACAAATTTCACAAGCCAGGAGTCTGAATGGAAATGggaaaactttgaaaatcacTTTGGTATAGATCCTCGAAAAAACTTTGTTCTTTGTGTACTCAGCGAATGGCTCGGGAAAGAATTTTCTGCATTGGAGGAGAAAATCAGTGAACGCGTTGCCAGTTTTAAGCAGTCTCATATTAGACAGATTGACAGTTTGCCTACACCTCAGTCCATAGTAGACCAGCTTTTCCCAGCATGCATGGGCTGTTTGCTGGAGAACTGGATGGGGGTTCATAGAACAAGGTACATCCCTGAACACCATAACTTCCCTGAAAAATCCCACCAATCAGGGTTGAGCGACCATAACTATATTCATCAGATTTCTCAGGCTGACTCTGATCCCATTCCTGCAGTAGAACAGGGGCTTGCAGTGTATGATATAAAGCACTACCCCTTTGTTCAGCTCATCTTGGAATTCACCAACAACTGTTTAATCTCGGGCGTCGCTCATGTTCTCTATTCCAGGCTAAGAGAAGGATTGATTTAG
- the LOC135476189 gene encoding zinc finger CCHC domain-containing protein 8-like: MATDMFGDSSLFEEFEKDRLPESSYIKKESEEPENDKDKSFVFKADDFESDSDSSSDFSDNDEQQQHNNERKESNVDFISEDARMDFNSTVEDTTDVNGTDKNSTLTGIAGTSGSSIKCENESVSKLKKDYEKCKRFTKLLDSTRHVPLGEGPAVQVIYQNNVIARKYRNRIDQYIAMLVQEEKQQRPERLPSLRLKAGTLSTADLNPDLSLEDSRNVHLRSSHSIIGCSQMYDEFILDTFGWPLVEHNPALTDGWEIPTYEQVYRQVFPAEEEDDTKGPNQRPSRPKATCFNCGEAHMLSECPQPKDQSRIRQRRREFLEQNSSPGSLSKGLSSHNRYHIEDDPRFADFKAGQVSEGLRQAMGLKPQQVPPYIYKMRLLGYPPGWRQDLEEHTSGISMFDKHGNEVNLNGESLEDGEMGPEAPPPAMDPSKIIEYEGFTVPLSAEKVDECHYLQMPPIQPHQLKKHIEEVMGRNKLKRQSLDQSDQGGKRQRMASTSEDMDLDSDYAVTPVRKMSGSFTSPPPLPVDTPPCNPPLPDGTPPPTPPVTQGRALNFTSTGRTSRSASVRSSMDRQSSSGEVGGSDVPSESLEDLENQYKVLMEQLATEEGEDSDVVVMDSYNNDDSNSAHEKETEEGEISQDDSQTSEGTQVLTDDGEVSSSSVPNPDLVCQVLNPIMKPSVSVSRNYGTPIHKASAFSSLPDPEKFGSGITDHIPFENLPDATGTFEKLKGLLGKIRDKKKTKKTS, from the exons ATGGCAACCGACATGTTCGGCGATTCTTCACTTTTTGAAGAATTTGAAAAAGACAGACTACCTGAAAGTTCCTACATCAAAAAAGAAAGCGAAGAACCAGAAAACGACAAGGACAAAAGCTTTGTGTTTAAAGCGGATGATTTTGAatctgattctgacagttcttCGGATTTTTCGGACAAtgatgaacaacaacaacataataatGAAAGGAAGGAAAGCAATGTTGACTTTATATCAGAAGATGCAAGGATGGATTTCAATTCAACTGTTGAAGACACTACAGATGTGAATGGTACAGATAAAAATTCCACCCTAACCGGTATTGCAGGAACATCAGGATCGTCCATCAAATGTGAAAACGAAAGTGTATCAAAGTTGAAGAAGGATT ATGAAAAATGTAAGAGATTTACAAAGCTGCTGGACTCCACCAG GCATGTACCATTGGGAGAAGGACCAGCTGTTCAAGTCATCTACCAAAATAATGTTATTGCTAG aaagtatagGAATCGGATTGACCAGTACATTGCCATGTTGGTTCAAGAGGAAAAACAACAAAGGCCAGAGAGGTTACCAAGTTTACGGCTCAAG GCTGGAACATTGTCCACTGCGGATCTTAATCCTGACCTGTCATTAGAAGATTCCAGGAATGTTCACTTACGATCATCCCATTCA ATCATTGGCTGTAGCCAGATGTATGATGAGTTTATATTGGACACCTTTGGATGGCCCCTAGTGGAGCACAACCCTGCATTGACTGATGGCTGGGAAATCCCCAC TTATGAACAGGTGTACAGACAGGTGTTCCCTGCTGAAGAGGAGGATGACACCAAAGGCCCAAATCAACGACCTTCCAG GCCCAAGGCAACATGTTTTAACTGTGGAGAGGCGCACATGTTATCTGAATGTCCTCAGCCAAAGGACCAGTCTCGGATCCGTCAAAGAAGACGGGAGTTCCTTGAACAGAACAGCTCCCCGGGATCTCTCTCCAAGGGGCTCAG CTCACATAATCGTTACCACATTGAAGATGACCCTCGTTTCGCAGACTTCAAAGCAGGCCAAGTGAG TGAGGGCTTGAGACAGGCCATGGGTCTGaaaccacaacaggttccaccATATATTTACAAGATGCGGTTGCTAGGTTACCCGCCAGGATGGAGGCAGGATTTGGAGGAGCACACATCAGGAATATCCATGTTTGACAAGCATGGCAATG AGGTGAATTTGAATGGAGAGTCACTTGAGGATGGGGAGATGGGACCAGAGGCCCCTCCAC CTGCAATGGACCCATCCAAGATTATAGAGTATGAAGGCTTCACAGTGCCCTTGTCAGCAGAGAAAGTCGAT gaGTGCCATTACTTGCAAATGCCACCAATACAGCCCCATCAACTGAAGAAGCATATAGAGGAAGTCATGGGAAGA AACAAATTAAAACGGCAGTCCCTGGATCAATCAGATCAAGGTGGCAAAAGACAGAGAATGGCATCCACTAGTGAAGACATGGACTTGGATTCAG ACTATGCGGTCACTCCAGTGAGGAAGATGTCTGGCTCGTTCACCTCACCCCCACCTCTGCCAGTGGACACCCCACCTTGTAACCCTCCGCTGCCTGACGGGACACCCCCGCCCACTCCACCTGTCACTCAGGGGCGTGCGCTTAATTTCACTAGCACTGGTCGCACGTCACGATCTGCGTCTGTCAGGAGTTCCATGGATCGACAGAGCAGCAGCGGAGAGGTCGGGGGTTCAGACGTGCCGTCAGAGTCGTTGGAAGATCTGGAGAATCAGTACAAGGTGTTGATGGAACAGCTGGCAACCGAAGAGGGGGAAGATTCGGATGTTGTGGTGATGGACAGctacaacaacgacgacagcAACAGTGCTCATGAGAAAGAGACGGAAGAAGGGGAGATAAGTCAGGACGACAGTCAGACCAGTGAAGGGACACAGGTGTTGACTGACGATGGAGAAGTCTCCTCGAGTTCGGTACCCAACCCTGATCTTGTGTGTCAAGTTTTGAACCCAATTATGAAGCCGAGCGTCTCAGTGTCAAGAAATTATGGCACGCCTATTCACAAAGCTTCTGCTTTCTCCAGCCTTCCTGACCCAGAAAAGTTTGGCTCTGGCATAACAGATCACATCCCGTTTGAAAATTTGCCAGATGCGACAGGAACATTTGAAAAGCTTAAGGGGTTGCTAGGTAAAATTAGAGACAAGAAGAAAACCAAAAAGACCAGCTGA